A stretch of the Elephas maximus indicus isolate mEleMax1 chromosome 3, mEleMax1 primary haplotype, whole genome shotgun sequence genome encodes the following:
- the LOC126071451 gene encoding small proline-rich protein 2G-like, with protein MSYQQQQCKQPCQPPPVVCPPKCPEPCPPPKCPEPCPPPKCPEPCPPPKCPPQPCQQKCPPTQIYQHCQQKCPPKGK; from the coding sequence ATGTCTTACCAACAGCAGCAGTGCAAGCAGCCCTGCCAACCACCTCCTGTGGTGTGCCCACCTAAGTGCCCTGAACCATGTCCCCCTCCAAAGTGCCCAGAGCCATGCCCACCTCCAAAGTGCCCAGAGCCATGTCCACCCCCAAAATGCCCACCTCAGCCATGTCAGCAGAAATGCCCTCCTACACAGATATACCAACACTGCCAGCAGAAGTGTCCTCCTAAGGGCAAGTAA